The following coding sequences are from one Triticum aestivum cultivar Chinese Spring chromosome 5A, IWGSC CS RefSeq v2.1, whole genome shotgun sequence window:
- the LOC123107678 gene encoding uncharacterized protein — protein sequence MAPRGGYTVEGGSSITSMDLGHGSVESGESLQPEHRIVDEPSKDILDPEFYGIDTSSAHRCIHGMHPAKKVAFVYAATGRRFLGCPLSGDDMCHWFLWIDEPWGPVLSRSIKNLWDQTSRVADRAAMLETKKKEMEHAYLDLWTERSNMEIEHEQVVNGLKNRLVDNEIKMSRRLDFHIKLCVASISSAVTLASVLAYVLSTLT from the exons ATGGCGCCTAGGGGCGGCTACACAGTAGAAGGAGGAAGCTCAATAACGTCCATGGATCTAGGCCACGGGAGTGTTGAATCAGGCGAATCTCTTCAG CCGGAACACCGTATTGTGGATGAACCTTCAAAAGATATTCTGGATCCGGAGTTCTACGGCATAGACACGTCCTCTGCACACAGATGCATTCACGGAATGCATCCAGCAAAAAAAGTTGCGTTCGTCTACGCAGCCACAGGGAGGAGGTTCCTAGGATGCCCTCTCTCG GGAGATGATATGTGCCACTGGTTCTTGTGGATTGATGAACCATGGGGTCCAGTACTTAGCCGTTCAATAAAAAACCTATGGGATCAAACTTCTCGGGTCGCTGACAGAGCAGCAATGTTGGAGACAAAGAAGAAGGAAATGGAGCACGCTTACTTAGATCTTTGGACTGAAAGAAGCAATATGGAGATAGAACACGAGCAGGTTGTCAACGGTTTGAAGAACAGATTAGTTGACAATGAGATTAAGATGTCCAGGAGGTTGGATTTTCACATTAAGTTGTGTGTGGCATCTATTTCTTCAGCTGTTACTCTAGCTTCAGTGCTGGCTTATGTTCTATCTACATTGACATAG
- the LOC123104748 gene encoding RING-H2 finger protein ATL80, producing the protein MPRHLLQQSVDRLAALAAPPAAAMARGGTSVHTDTLLILAAVLCFLLCVVGLAMVARCSRLCNPSAFSVDAPGAVAAPCKGIKKKALQALPTVSWRPEQRNEEEGERPECAICLAEFAGGDEARVLPTCGHGFHAACVDVWLLSNSTCPSCRRALVVAAAQSPAVTESPPPQTCCERADAVAAAQASVVW; encoded by the coding sequence ATGCCGCGCCACCTGCTCCAGCAGTCCGTCGACCGCCTCGCCGCCTTGGCCGCGCCTCCGGCGGCCGCCATGGCGCGCGGCGGGACGAGCGTGCACACGGACACGCTGCTCATCCTGGCGGCGGTGCTCTGCTTCCTGCTCTGCGTGGTCGGGCTGGCCATGGTGGCCCGGTGCTCCCGCCTGTGCAACCCCTCCGCCTTCTCCGTCGACGCGCCGGGGGCAGTCGCGGCGCCGTGCAAGGGGATCAAGAAGAAGGCGCTGCAAGCGCTGCCCACGGTGTCCTGGCGGCCAGAGCAGAGgaacgaggaggagggggagcggccggAGTGCGCCATCTGCCTGGCGGAGTTCGCGGGCGGCGACGAGGCGCGCGTGCTCCCGACGTGCGGCCACGGCTTCCACGCCGCCTGCGTCGACGTCTGGCTCCTGTCCAACTCCACCTGCCCCTCCTGCCGCCGCGCCCTCGTTGTCGCGGCCGCTCAATCGCCGGCGGTCACCGAGTCTCCCCCTCCTCAAACGTGCTGTGAGCGCGCTGACGCCGTCGCGGCTGCACAGGCCTCGGTCGTATGGTAG
- the LOC123104749 gene encoding RING-H2 finger protein ATL8, with amino-acid sequence MPRHLLQQSVDRLAALAAPPAAAMAHGGTSVHTDTLLILAAVLCFLLCVVGLAMVARCSRLCNPSAFSVDAPGAVAAPCKGIKKKALQALPTVSWRPEQGDQEEAGEKPECAICLAEFAPGDEVRVLPTCGHGFHAACVDVWLLSSSTCPSCRRALVVSPAPSATEPPPPQTCCERADVLAAQASAAVSGPGRCRPSAQ; translated from the coding sequence ATGCCGCGCCACCTGCTGCAGCAGTCCGTCGACCGGCTCGCCGCACTGGCCGCGCCTCCGGCAGCCGCCATGGCGCACGGCGGGACGAGCGTGCACACGGACACGCTGCTCATCCTGGCGGCGGTGCTCTGCTTCCTGCTCTGCGTGGTCGGGCTCGCCATGGTGGCCCGCTGCTCCCGCCTGTGCAACCCCTCCGCCTTCTCCGTCGACGCGCCGGGGGCAGTGGCGGCGCCGTGCAAGGGGATCAAGAAGAAGGCGCTGCAAGCGCTGCCCACCGTGTCGTGGCGGCCGGAGCAGGGCGACCAGGAGGAGGCGGGGGAAAAGCCGGAGTGCGCCATCTGCCTGGCGGAGTTCGCGCCCGGCGACGAGGTGCGCGTGCTCCCGACGTGCGGCCACGGCTTCCACGCCGCCTGCGTCGACGTCTGGCTGCTCTCCAGCTCCACCTGCCCATCCTGCCGCCGCGCCCTCGTCGTGTCGCCGGCGCCGTCGGCCACCGAGCCGCCCCCTCCCCAAACATGTTGCGAGCGCGCCGACGTCCTTGCGGCGCAGGCCTCGGCCGCCGTCTCTGGCCCCGGCCGTTGCCGGCCGTCGGCACAGTAG